A stretch of the Rhizomicrobium sp. genome encodes the following:
- the ftsE gene encoding cell division ATP-binding protein FtsE produces MVRFENVGMRYGAGPEVLRDVTFLLEAGSFTFLTGLSGAGKTTLLKLIYLAEPPSRGLITLFGNDMATARRRDFPAMRRRIGVVFQDFRLLSHLSAFDNVALPLRLAGRHDYEHDVEELLSWVGLGDRMQAKPATLSGGEQQRIAIARAVVARPDLLIADEPTGNVDPEIGARLIRLFGELNRLGTTVLIATHDRALIESTKAHEMRLVDGRLVQLRGVRT; encoded by the coding sequence ATGGTTCGCTTCGAAAATGTCGGCATGCGCTACGGCGCCGGGCCGGAAGTGCTGCGCGACGTCACCTTCCTGCTGGAAGCCGGCTCGTTCACCTTCCTGACCGGGTTGTCCGGCGCGGGCAAGACGACGCTGCTCAAGCTCATCTATCTGGCCGAGCCGCCTTCGCGCGGGCTGATCACCCTGTTCGGCAACGACATGGCGACCGCGCGGCGGCGCGACTTTCCCGCCATGCGGCGGCGGATCGGCGTGGTGTTCCAGGACTTCCGCCTGCTGTCGCACCTCTCCGCCTTCGACAACGTCGCCCTGCCGCTGCGCCTGGCGGGCCGGCACGACTATGAGCATGACGTCGAGGAGCTCCTCTCCTGGGTCGGGCTGGGCGACCGGATGCAGGCCAAGCCCGCGACGCTGTCGGGCGGCGAGCAGCAGCGCATCGCGATCGCGCGTGCCGTGGTGGCGCGGCCGGACCTGCTGATCGCCGACGAGCCGACCGGCAATGTCGATCCCGAGATCGGAGCGCGGCTGATCCGCCTGTTCGGCGAGCTCAACCGGCTGGGCACGACGGTGCTGATCGCGACCCATGACCGGGCCCTGATCGAGAGCACCAAGGCGCATGAGATGCGGCTGGTGGATGGACGGCTGGTGCAGCTGCGCGGGGTGCGGACATGA